The sequence CTCTTCTTTTTCTTCAAGTTCAGGAATTTCGCATTCAATTTTAATTTTGGATAAAAGAAATATAAAAAGAGGTAAAAAAATAACAAAAAGGAACCAGAGCAAAATATTTTTTATGGAAAAGATAGTTTCAGAAATATTTATAACTCCTATTTTACTTTCAAGGAAGTGTCCCTTTGTAGCACAGGTTAATGGAGCACTGCCTGATAATCCTCCGTGCCAGACTAAAAGTCCTGTATAAGCAGAAGCACATAAAAGAGGATAATTTATATACTTATTTTTTTCTTTAAAGGATTTTCCTATTTCCTTTACAAGAAGTGCTGAAGCAATAAGGGATAAACCCCAGTTGAAAAAAGCAAGAATCATTGAAAAAATTGAAGTAAAAACAATAAAAAATTCTTGACTTAAATTTAAAGAGCTAATTTTTTTAATAATTCTTTTTAAAGGCGGTGATTCTGCTAAAGCACCCCCTGTAACAAGAATTAAAACCATTTGCATTGAAAAGGATAAAAGATCCCAAAAGGAATTCCCCCAGTAATAAACCATATCAATAATAGAATTCTCTGTAAGGAAAGACCCTAAAAGAATTGTAATAATTGTCAGAATCAAAACAAAAATGAAGGGGTCAGGGTAAAATTTTTCAAAAAATAAAAAATAATATTTAAAAAACTTCTTCATTTTTTTATAGCAATAAATCTTGTTTCAAATGGATAAAACCTGAAAATTTTTAAAATTTTTTTCAATATCAATTTTTTTGAAGGTATCATTTCTTCTTCAAAAATGAAATTTTTTTTATAAATCTTAAAACCTATTTTTTTTATTAATTTTTCAAGTTCAAAAAATTTAATAAAATTCAATTCTAAAAGAAAGCTTTCAAGAAAAGGAATATCTTCCCATCTCTTTTTTATTCTTTTTAAACCCCTTCTATAAAAAAAATTTTTTATTAAAAACTTTGATAAATTTTTAGGTAAAAAAGGTATTAAAGGAACTTTAAAATGGGGCTCAAAGGGGAAAAAATAGTTGGGAATTGAAAGATATAAAATACCACCCTTTTTCATTACTCTATTTACCTCTTTTAAAAAAATAAAATTATCTTTAATATGTTCAAGTGTATGGGTTAAGATAACGATATCAAATACTTCACTTTTGAAAGGAAGATTAAAACCGTTACCTACAAGAGGTTTTATATTACTTTCTGAAAGTTTCTTTTTTAAATTAACAACATAAACAAAATCATTTTCAATATCAAGGGAAAAAACCTTTGCTCCTTTTTCTTCAAGTAAAAAAGAATTGTGTCCAAAACCGCATCCTAAATCAAGAATTTTTTTATTTTTTAAAGAAAATTCCCTATCTAAAAAGTTAACAAAAAAAGTATAATCTATTCTCAAATCAGATTTTGATTTTAGATATTTCTCCTTTTCACCTTTTTCCCAGTTAGGTATTGAGAGTTTCATCCAGTCCTCATTTCTTTCAGTAATCTCTTTAATTTTCTGATAAATTTTTTCTTTTAGATAATCATTATTCATAAAGGAGCTCTGTAGAGGGGAAAGAAAAACTCATCTTTTATAGGTCCCATTTTTTTTCTTTCTTCAACAAGTTCATTATAAACTTTTTCATTATGAATTAAACCGTAAACATAGTATGGAAGATGCCAGTTTGAAAATCCTGATTTGAATAAAAAAAGTTCATCCTCTCCTTTCATTCCTCCACCAAGATGCATTATTTCAAAACCTTTTTCTTTCGCAAATTTAATTGCTTCATAAATAATAAGATGTGTTCCACCTAAATTTCTATAGTTATGATTAGAACCGGAAAGGAAATAGTGGAAAAATTTACCATAACCCAAAAATATTGAGGATGCTATAGGAATCCCTTTAAAAAAAGAAATAAATACAAAAGAATATTTAAAATTTTCTACTAATTCTCTTACAACCCACAAAGGGAAAAAATAAAAATCTCTTGCTTTCTTTCTTTTCATTGTTTCAATATAAAGAGTATGAAAAATTTTTATATCTCTTTCCTCTTTTGATATCTTTAATTCTACTTTTTCCCTGATTGCTTTTTTAATAATTGCCCTGTGCCCTTTTCTTATTCTCTTTTCCATTTCTTCAAACCTTTTTTTTAAATCAATAAAAACACTGAAAGTAACAAAATGGGTAATAAAATTCTCCTGAATCAATGATTTATCGAAAAAATAAGGGTGAAGTCTTCCAAATTCAGCCACAATTTTATTATCCAAAAGAAAAACTTTTAATTCCTTATAAAATTCTTTTGTAAGTAAATGCTTATCTTCTGATTCTACAAGCAAACCTCCACAACCATAGGGAGTTGATATATCAAAAAAATTTTTAGATTTTATTTTTCGCTTAATAAAAGGAGAAAAAACTTTTCCTTTATCATTTTCATAATAAAAAAACAAGGGCTCACCATCTTCGTATTTTGAGAAAATTTCAATATATTTTGGAGTGTAAAATATATCAGGCAAAGAAATGTTATGAAAATAATTTCCTTCAAAGATTTGAAGCATGTTAAGATTTTAACAGAAATTAATTTTTCTTATCAATTTTTAATTATATATCCCTATACTGAGGAAAGAGTGTGGGCATATCTTTAATATCCTTATATTTTATAAATTCAAATGTAAGTTCTTTGTAAATATCATGGAAATAAATTTTTTTTGAAATTATATAATCTTTTTCTTTTTTAGAAAAACCCCTTTTGAAATCCAATAAAGAGTCCGGCTTTCCTCTTCCTCCTCCAAGGGAAAAATATCTAAACTTTTTAAAATTTTCCTTTATAAAACACCAGAAAAGAAAGTGAGTAGAGCCTTTAGTTTTATAGCCTTCTTCACTTAACCCACCTAAAAAATAATGGGAAAAAATGTTATATTTTAAAAATAAACCAGAGGATAAAATATTTTTATCTTTAAAAATGAAATAAAAAGAAGAAAAATCTTTTGTGCTAATTTCTTTAAAAAATTCAAAAGGGAAAAAATGCCTTCTTTCTCCCTGTTTTACTTTTAAAGTATTTATATAAACATCATAAAAAATTTTTATATCTTCAATTTTATTTGATATTAAAAATTCAAAATTATTTTTTTCAGCAAACCTTATATTTCTTCTTACATTTTCATTAAAACTTTTAAAAATACTTTCAGTATCATTAAATTCAGAGAAATCCATGTATACTAAAGGAGATATTACTAAGAGATCATAATAATCACTTAAAGGAATATGATTTTCAATTAAAGGATGAAATCTAACAAATTCTGAAACAGTTTTTGTATCAGTAAAATAATCCCTTAGCTTCTTAAAAATTTTTCTAACATCACCTTTAAAAAGAGGACCACAAGCACCGTAAGGGGAAGTTATATCAGAATAATCCCTGTATTTATCAGGAACATAAGGTAAATTATTGAAAGGTCTTCTAATATAGGGGTAAAAAAATCTTAAAGATTCATCTTCATAATATATTGCCTCAACTCTTCCAGGTTCTATTATTGTATTTATCTCCAAAAAGTCATAAGTAAAAAAAATATCAGT comes from candidate division WOR-3 bacterium and encodes:
- a CDS encoding TIGR00366 family protein is translated as MKKFFKYYFLFFEKFYPDPFIFVLILTIITILLGSFLTENSIIDMVYYWGNSFWDLLSFSMQMVLILVTGGALAESPPLKRIIKKISSLNLSQEFFIVFTSIFSMILAFFNWGLSLIASALLVKEIGKSFKEKNKYINYPLLCASAYTGLLVWHGGLSGSAPLTCATKGHFLESKIGVINISETIFSIKNILLWFLFVIFLPLFIFLLSKIKIECEIPELEEKEEEKKPFSFFLNILENSFIFPALFFLIFLINIFYIIKKGEFSLNLNTLNFIFLFAGLFLHFSPHSYLKATFNSVKASTGIIIQFPFYAGIMGMMKYSGLINVFSIFFVSFSVPENFPFYTFISAGIVNLFIPSGGGQWAVQGPVMIEAAKILGVPFSKVIMAIAYGDEWTNMVQPFWALPILGITRVKVQELVPYTLFFLIISFIFFTLILFN
- a CDS encoding class I SAM-dependent methyltransferase — protein: MNNDYLKEKIYQKIKEITERNEDWMKLSIPNWEKGEKEKYLKSKSDLRIDYTFFVNFLDREFSLKNKKILDLGCGFGHNSFLLEEKGAKVFSLDIENDFVYVVNLKKKLSESNIKPLVGNGFNLPFKSEVFDIVILTHTLEHIKDNFIFLKEVNRVMKKGGILYLSIPNYFFPFEPHFKVPLIPFLPKNLSKFLIKNFFYRRGLKRIKKRWEDIPFLESFLLELNFIKFFELEKLIKKIGFKIYKKNFIFEEEMIPSKKLILKKILKIFRFYPFETRFIAIKK
- a CDS encoding GNAT family N-acetyltransferase translates to MLQIFEGNYFHNISLPDIFYTPKYIEIFSKYEDGEPLFFYYENDKGKVFSPFIKRKIKSKNFFDISTPYGCGGLLVESEDKHLLTKEFYKELKVFLLDNKIVAEFGRLHPYFFDKSLIQENFITHFVTFSVFIDLKKRFEEMEKRIRKGHRAIIKKAIREKVELKISKEERDIKIFHTLYIETMKRKKARDFYFFPLWVVRELVENFKYSFVFISFFKGIPIASSIFLGYGKFFHYFLSGSNHNYRNLGGTHLIIYEAIKFAKEKGFEIMHLGGGMKGEDELFLFKSGFSNWHLPYYVYGLIHNEKVYNELVEERKKMGPIKDEFFFPLYRAPL